Proteins from a genomic interval of Oncorhynchus nerka isolate Pitt River linkage group LG13, Oner_Uvic_2.0, whole genome shotgun sequence:
- the LOC115140068 gene encoding N-acetyllactosaminide beta-1,3-N-acetylglucosaminyltransferase 4 isoform X1 has product MQLLFRTARTMRILFRNPRLSRWSIVIGTALVSLIGVIFMTMDVNVSLTYRGELRVWRKNHTGWHWNTSASTTPPLSQPTVDVFKCSLNDSMQNIPSSVPPPHRNFLMYKHCRTFPRLLSPTPCENDLFLLLAIKSTAIQVDRRIALRSTWGKRGYVQGKRVKLLFLVGKSLDRIQGFLLQQLLEWESRQFGDILQWDFEDSFFNLTLKEVHFLNWFTLECQWAHFVFKGDDDVFVHTSNLVEYVKGHKPSEQLFAGDIISRAYPIRHNQWKYFIPEEMYPNKPYPPYAGGGGYLMSRQTVLSLGVTVSSTDLFPIDDVFVGMCLQKINVTLTHHSGFRTFGFHQVVSHFNPCIYREIMLVHKLNPTEMWTMWSLLQDTKLKCFRLRI; this is encoded by the exons ATGCAACTTCTCTTCAGGACAGCGAG AACCATGAGGATCCTCTTCAGAAACCCACGCCTCAGTAGATGGTCCATTGTCATTGGGACTGCGTTGGTGTCATTGATTGGTGTCATCTTTATGACGATGGACGTCAATGTCTCACTAACATATAGGGGAGAGCTCAGAGTGTGGCGTAAGAACCACACAGGTTGGCATTGGAACACCTCTGCCTCCACCACACCACCGCTGTCACAGCCTACTGTGGATGTTTTCAAGTGCTCCCTCAATGACAGCATGCAGAATATTCCGTCCTCTGTCCCACCTCCCCACCGTAACTTCCTCATGTATAAACACTGCAGGACATTCCCCCGCCTGCTGTCTCCAACACCCTGTGAGAATGACCTTTTTCTCCTGCTGGCCATTAAGTCCACAGCCATCCAGGTGGATCGCAGGATTGCGCTCCGGAGCACTTGGGGGAAGAGGGGATATGTTCAGGGTAAAAGGGTGAAACTGTTGTTCTTAGTAGGTAAGTCGTTAGACAGAATACAGGGATTCCTGCTGCAGCAGCTACTGGAGTGGGAGAGCAGGCAGTTTGGGGACATCCTGCAATGGGATTTTGAGGACAGTTTTTTCAACCTGACCCTGAAGGAGGTCCACTTCCTGAACTGGTTCACCTTGGAGTGCCAGTGGGCCCACTTTGTGTTCAAAGGGGACGATGACGTTTTTGTTCACACAAGCAATCTGGTTGAATATGTTAAAGGCCACAAGCCCTCTGAGCAACTCTTCGCTGGTGACATAATTTCAAGAGCCTATCCAATCCGGCACAACCAATGGAAGTACTTCATACCAGAGGAGATGTACCCCAACAAGCCATATCCTCCATACGCTGGCGGTGGGGGCTACCTGATGTCACGTCAGACTGTGCTGAGCCTGGGAGTGACAGTGTCCAGCACTGACCTCTTCCCCATTGATGATGTCTTTGTGGGCATGTGCCTGCAGAAGATTAATGTGACACTGACACACCACTCTGGCTTCAGAACCTTTGGGTTCCATCAGGTGGTGTCACATTTCAACCCCTGCATTTACAGGGAGATCATGCTGGTGCACAAACTGAATCCCACCGAGATGTGGACCATGTGGTCTCTACTGCAGGACACAAAGCTGAAGTGCTTTAGATTAAGGATATGA
- the LOC115140068 gene encoding N-acetyllactosaminide beta-1,3-N-acetylglucosaminyltransferase 4 isoform X2, with protein MRILFRNPRLSRWSIVIGTALVSLIGVIFMTMDVNVSLTYRGELRVWRKNHTGWHWNTSASTTPPLSQPTVDVFKCSLNDSMQNIPSSVPPPHRNFLMYKHCRTFPRLLSPTPCENDLFLLLAIKSTAIQVDRRIALRSTWGKRGYVQGKRVKLLFLVGKSLDRIQGFLLQQLLEWESRQFGDILQWDFEDSFFNLTLKEVHFLNWFTLECQWAHFVFKGDDDVFVHTSNLVEYVKGHKPSEQLFAGDIISRAYPIRHNQWKYFIPEEMYPNKPYPPYAGGGGYLMSRQTVLSLGVTVSSTDLFPIDDVFVGMCLQKINVTLTHHSGFRTFGFHQVVSHFNPCIYREIMLVHKLNPTEMWTMWSLLQDTKLKCFRLRI; from the coding sequence ATGAGGATCCTCTTCAGAAACCCACGCCTCAGTAGATGGTCCATTGTCATTGGGACTGCGTTGGTGTCATTGATTGGTGTCATCTTTATGACGATGGACGTCAATGTCTCACTAACATATAGGGGAGAGCTCAGAGTGTGGCGTAAGAACCACACAGGTTGGCATTGGAACACCTCTGCCTCCACCACACCACCGCTGTCACAGCCTACTGTGGATGTTTTCAAGTGCTCCCTCAATGACAGCATGCAGAATATTCCGTCCTCTGTCCCACCTCCCCACCGTAACTTCCTCATGTATAAACACTGCAGGACATTCCCCCGCCTGCTGTCTCCAACACCCTGTGAGAATGACCTTTTTCTCCTGCTGGCCATTAAGTCCACAGCCATCCAGGTGGATCGCAGGATTGCGCTCCGGAGCACTTGGGGGAAGAGGGGATATGTTCAGGGTAAAAGGGTGAAACTGTTGTTCTTAGTAGGTAAGTCGTTAGACAGAATACAGGGATTCCTGCTGCAGCAGCTACTGGAGTGGGAGAGCAGGCAGTTTGGGGACATCCTGCAATGGGATTTTGAGGACAGTTTTTTCAACCTGACCCTGAAGGAGGTCCACTTCCTGAACTGGTTCACCTTGGAGTGCCAGTGGGCCCACTTTGTGTTCAAAGGGGACGATGACGTTTTTGTTCACACAAGCAATCTGGTTGAATATGTTAAAGGCCACAAGCCCTCTGAGCAACTCTTCGCTGGTGACATAATTTCAAGAGCCTATCCAATCCGGCACAACCAATGGAAGTACTTCATACCAGAGGAGATGTACCCCAACAAGCCATATCCTCCATACGCTGGCGGTGGGGGCTACCTGATGTCACGTCAGACTGTGCTGAGCCTGGGAGTGACAGTGTCCAGCACTGACCTCTTCCCCATTGATGATGTCTTTGTGGGCATGTGCCTGCAGAAGATTAATGTGACACTGACACACCACTCTGGCTTCAGAACCTTTGGGTTCCATCAGGTGGTGTCACATTTCAACCCCTGCATTTACAGGGAGATCATGCTGGTGCACAAACTGAATCCCACCGAGATGTGGACCATGTGGTCTCTACTGCAGGACACAAAGCTGAAGTGCTTTAGATTAAGGATATGA